Proteins from a genomic interval of Gluconacetobacter diazotrophicus PA1 5:
- a CDS encoding bifunctional transaldolase/phosoglucose isomerase has translation MNVVQKTGVQGAANPLKALEQFGQSPWLDFIQRSYTENGSLKKLVDEDGLKGVTSNPAIFQKAMGQGTDYDPQYKDILAHRIVDAGTLYETMAIDDIKAATKVLFPVYEATKGLDGYVSLEVSPYLARDTHGTVEEARRLWKAVDAKNLMIKIPGTDEGAPAVRTVISEGLSINVTLLFSIDAYKKVLEAYIAGLEDRHAKGLPVSGIASVASFFVSRIDGKIDKKIDDRVAAGDKDAAALKALRGKVAIANAKVAYQHWLEVTKSARWQKLAAAGAQTQRLLWASTGTKDKTFSDVLYVEELIGPDTVNTIPPATFDAFRDHGKVRASLTEDVEGARHVMAEAKRLGLDLDGVTTTLVNEGVSSFADAFDDLLGSVATKQNALLGHALTTTTLNLPADIDAAVKASLDTWRKDGTVRRLWARDATVWTGKDESKWLKWLDIVEDRLADLPALEAFQAEVKQKGFKDILLLGMGGSSLGPEVLAETFGKHDGFPHLYVLDSTDPQQIKAFEKKVDLAHTLFIVSSKSGGTLEPNILKAYFFDAAKKVLGDKVGSHFVAVTDPGSHMEEVAKKDGFWKIFYGDKQIGGRYSVLSNFGIVPAAASGVPLKLFLDSALRGVKASAASVPPALNPGVVLGTVLGVAATQFGRDKVTFVTSHPISDMGAWMEQLLAESTGKIGRGLIPIDDETLGAPALYGKDRVFAYLRLDTDACSEEDEAVKALVAAGEPVVTIHLQDKRQIAQEFFHWEFATAVAGSILGIDAFDQPDVEASKIETKKLTTAYNETGKLPPETPFATDGAFSFFADATNAAALKGDSLAAILKAHFGRVKAGDYVGLLAYIERDNAHRAWIQRTRLAIRDALKVATAAEFGPRFLHSTGQAYKGGPNSGVFLQITADDAADLPVPGEKFTFGVVKAAQARGDFDVLAERGRRALRVHISGDLKSGLQALGQAITAAL, from the coding sequence ATGAACGTCGTGCAGAAGACGGGTGTTCAGGGCGCCGCCAATCCGCTCAAGGCACTGGAACAGTTCGGCCAGTCCCCGTGGCTGGACTTCATCCAGCGATCCTATACCGAGAACGGCAGCCTGAAGAAGCTGGTGGACGAGGACGGGCTGAAGGGCGTGACCTCCAACCCCGCCATCTTCCAGAAGGCGATGGGGCAGGGCACCGATTACGATCCGCAGTACAAGGACATCCTGGCCCATCGCATCGTCGATGCCGGCACCCTGTACGAAACCATGGCCATCGACGACATCAAGGCGGCGACCAAGGTCCTGTTCCCGGTCTATGAAGCGACCAAGGGCCTGGACGGCTATGTCAGCCTCGAAGTCTCGCCCTACCTGGCGCGCGACACGCACGGCACGGTGGAAGAGGCCCGCCGCCTGTGGAAGGCGGTCGATGCCAAAAACCTGATGATCAAGATCCCCGGCACGGACGAGGGCGCGCCCGCGGTGCGCACCGTGATTTCCGAGGGACTGAGCATCAACGTCACGCTGCTGTTCTCGATCGACGCCTACAAGAAGGTGCTCGAGGCCTACATCGCGGGGCTCGAGGACCGGCACGCCAAGGGCCTGCCCGTGTCGGGCATCGCCAGCGTCGCCTCGTTCTTCGTCAGCCGCATCGACGGCAAGATCGACAAGAAGATCGACGACCGCGTGGCGGCCGGCGACAAGGACGCGGCGGCGCTGAAGGCGCTGCGCGGCAAGGTCGCGATCGCGAACGCCAAGGTCGCCTACCAGCATTGGCTGGAGGTCACGAAATCCGCCCGCTGGCAGAAGCTGGCGGCCGCCGGCGCGCAGACGCAGCGCCTGCTGTGGGCCAGCACGGGCACCAAGGACAAGACGTTCAGCGACGTGCTGTATGTCGAGGAACTGATCGGCCCGGACACGGTCAACACCATCCCGCCCGCCACGTTCGACGCCTTTCGCGACCACGGCAAGGTCCGTGCCTCGCTGACCGAGGACGTCGAGGGCGCGCGCCACGTGATGGCGGAAGCCAAGCGCCTGGGCCTGGACCTGGACGGCGTGACGACCACGCTGGTCAATGAAGGCGTGTCCTCGTTCGCCGACGCGTTCGACGACCTGCTGGGCTCGGTCGCGACCAAGCAGAACGCCCTGCTGGGCCATGCGCTGACCACCACGACGCTGAACCTGCCCGCCGACATCGACGCGGCGGTGAAGGCCAGCCTGGACACATGGCGCAAGGACGGCACCGTCCGCCGCCTGTGGGCGCGCGACGCCACCGTCTGGACCGGCAAGGACGAATCAAAATGGCTGAAATGGCTGGATATCGTCGAGGACCGGCTGGCCGACCTGCCGGCGCTGGAAGCCTTCCAGGCCGAAGTGAAGCAGAAGGGGTTCAAGGACATCCTGCTGCTGGGCATGGGCGGTTCCAGCCTCGGGCCGGAAGTGCTGGCCGAAACCTTCGGCAAGCATGACGGCTTCCCGCACCTTTACGTGCTGGACAGCACCGACCCGCAGCAGATCAAGGCGTTCGAGAAGAAGGTCGATCTCGCCCACACGCTGTTCATCGTCTCGTCCAAGTCGGGCGGCACGCTGGAGCCGAACATCCTCAAGGCCTATTTCTTCGACGCGGCCAAGAAGGTGCTGGGCGACAAGGTCGGCAGCCATTTCGTGGCCGTGACCGATCCCGGCTCGCATATGGAAGAGGTAGCGAAGAAGGACGGGTTCTGGAAGATCTTCTACGGCGACAAGCAGATCGGCGGCCGGTATTCGGTGCTGTCGAATTTCGGCATCGTCCCCGCCGCCGCCTCCGGCGTGCCGCTGAAGCTGTTCCTGGACTCCGCGCTGCGCGGGGTGAAGGCCTCGGCCGCCTCGGTGCCGCCGGCGCTGAACCCGGGCGTGGTGCTGGGCACCGTGCTGGGCGTCGCCGCCACGCAGTTCGGCCGCGACAAGGTGACGTTCGTGACCTCGCACCCGATCAGCGACATGGGCGCGTGGATGGAACAGCTTCTGGCGGAATCGACCGGCAAGATCGGCCGCGGCTTGATCCCCATCGATGACGAGACGCTGGGCGCGCCCGCGCTGTACGGAAAGGACCGCGTCTTCGCCTATCTGCGCCTGGACACGGACGCCTGTTCGGAAGAGGACGAGGCCGTCAAGGCCCTGGTCGCGGCGGGCGAGCCGGTGGTGACGATCCACCTGCAGGACAAGCGGCAGATCGCGCAGGAATTCTTCCATTGGGAATTCGCCACCGCCGTCGCCGGGTCCATCCTGGGGATCGACGCCTTCGACCAGCCGGATGTCGAGGCGTCGAAGATCGAAACCAAGAAGCTGACGACCGCCTATAACGAGACGGGCAAGCTGCCGCCGGAAACGCCGTTCGCGACCGATGGCGCCTTCTCGTTCTTCGCCGACGCGACCAACGCGGCGGCGCTGAAGGGCGACTCGCTGGCCGCCATCCTCAAGGCCCATTTCGGCCGGGTGAAGGCGGGCGATTATGTCGGGCTGCTGGCCTATATCGAACGCGACAATGCACACCGCGCCTGGATCCAGCGTACCCGCCTGGCCATCCGCGACGCGCTGAAGGTCGCGACGGCCGCCGAATTCGGGCCGCGCTTCCTGCATTCGACGGGCCAGGCCTACAAGGGCGGGCCCAACAGCGGCGTCTTCCTGCAGATCACGGCCGACGATGCCGCCGACCTGCCGGTCCCGGGCGAGAAGTTCACCTTCGGCGTGGTCAAGGCCGCGCAGGCGCGTGGCGATTTCGACGTCCTGGCCGAACGGGGACGCCGTGCGCTGCGGGTGCATATCTCGGGTGACCTGAAGTCCGGCCTGCAGGCGCTGGGCCAGGCGATCACCGCCGCGCTCTGA